The following coding sequences are from one Lolium rigidum isolate FL_2022 chromosome 6, APGP_CSIRO_Lrig_0.1, whole genome shotgun sequence window:
- the LOC124660047 gene encoding cation/H(+) antiporter 15-like, which translates to MASTVAPLNADVEDLRTNVTAQLRNATGPSKVTDLVVCYSPMMIATNGIWQGVNPLEFSLPLFILQVAVIVITTRVLVLLLRPLRQPRVIAEILAGIVLGPSVMGQMELWGNMVFPQRSLLTLETVAHLGLLYFLFLVGLEMDLDVIRRSGKKALFVALAGMALPFCIGTATSFIFRHQVSRNVHQTSFLLFLGVALSVTAFPVLARILAEIKLLNTELGRIAMSAAIVNDMCAWILLALAIAITEVDSTVLSSLWVLLGGVVFVLFCFYVVRPGMWWLIGRVPEGESISDMDVSLILTGVMAAGVCTDALGIHSVFGAFVYGLVIPSGPLGVALIEKLEDFVTGLLLPLFFAISGLRTDVTKVHDPVTVGLLVLVFVMASFAKIMGTIIIAALYTMPFREGVSLGFLMNTRGLVEMIVLNIGRDKQVLGDESFAVMVLVSVAMTALVTPVVTGLQKPARRLVGYKRRNLQRIRHDSELRMLTCVHTTRNVPSVLSLLDLSNPSKRSPIFIYALHLVELTGRASNMLAAAAASASSSSRSGSSALPPMTEHIFNAFENYEMHTGGVSIQTLTAVSPYQSMHDDVSVLAEDKHVSLIVVPFHKQQTVDGGLEPINPSIRGFNESLLSTSPCSVAILVDRGLSAAAARMTDEHSLVLFFFGGPDDREGLAYAWRMVENPGVSLAILRFLPPDYRAQSSAGGSYSSNADSRAINIGAEGKTELEMDEEYLGEFRARNQGNNAITYAERTVTNSEETVAAIRSLDSSMHEMYIVGRRPGESGSPMTSALEDWMESPELGPIGDMLVSSDFSMTVSVLVVQQYVVTDGTAPMAAPGPAPAVNVDPVRQYLSNANQRPPPGLEGYQSIPASSAADSRWSSGTVGF; encoded by the exons ATGGCGTCCACCGTAGCGCCCCTGAACGCCGACGTCGAGGACCTGCGGACGAACGTGACGGCGCAGCTCCGCAACGCGACGGGGCCGAGCAAGGTGACCGACCTGGTGGTGTGCTACTCGCCGATGATGATCGCCACCAACGGCATCTGGCAGGGCGTGAACCCGCTCGAGTTCTCCCTCCCGCTCTTCATCCTCCAGGTGGCCGTCATCGTCATCACCACccgcgtcctcgtcctcctcctcaggcCCCTCCGCCAGCCGCGCGTCATCGCTGAGATCCTCGCCGGCATCGTGCTGGGGCCCTCGGTCATGGGGCAGATGGAGCTGTGGGGCAACATGGTGTTCCCGCAGCGGAGCCTGCTCACCCTCGAGACCGTGGCGCACCTCGGCCTCCTCTACTTCCTCTTCCTCGTGGGCCTCGAGATGGACCTCGACGTCATCAGGCGCTCCGGCAAGAAGGCGCTCTTCGTGGCCCTGGCCGGGATGGCGCTGCCCTTCTGCATCGGCACCGCCACGTCCTTCATATTCCGGCACCAGGTGTCCCGGAACGTGCACCAGACCTCCTTCCTGCTCTTCCTCGGCGTCGCCCTCTCCGTCACGGCCTTCCCCGTGCTCGCGCGCATCCTCGCCGAGATCAAGCTGCTCAACACGGAGCTGGGCCGCATCGCCATGTCCGCGGCCATCGTCAACGACATGTGCGCCTGGATCCTGCTCGcgctcgccatcgccatcaccgaggTGGACAGCACGGTGCTGTCGTCCCTGTGGGTCCTCCTCGGGGGCGTCGTCTTCGTGCTCTTCTGCTTCTACGTCGTGCGCCCCGGGATGTGGTGGCTCATCGGCCGCGTCCCCGAGGGCGAGAGCATCAGCGACATGGACGTCTCGCTCATCCTCACCGGCGTCATGGCGGCCGGCGTTTGTACGGACGCACTCGGCATCCACTCGGTTTTCGGCGCGTTCGTCTACGGGCTGGTCATCCCGAGCGGGCCGCTCGGCGTGGCGCTCATCGAGAAGCTGGAGGACTTCgtcaccggcctcctcctcccgctaTTCTTTGCCATCAGCGGCCTGCGCACCGACGTGACCAAGGTGCACGACCCGGTGACCGTcggcctgcttgtgctcgtcttcGTCATGGCCAGCTTCGCCAAGATCATGGGCACCATCATCATCGCAGCGCTATACACCATGCCCTTCCGCGAGGGCGTCTCCCTTGGTTTCCTCATGAACACAAGGGGGCTCGTCGAAATGATCGTGCTCAACATTGGGAGAGACAAGCAG GTGTTGGGCGACGAGTCGTTCGCGGTGATGGTGTTGGTGTCGGTGGCGATGACGGCGCTGGTGACGCCGGTCGTGACGGGCCTGCAAAAGCCGGCGCGGCGACTCGTCGGGTACAAGCGGAGGAACCTGCAGCGCATCAGGCACGACAGCGAGCTCCGCATGCTGACGTGCGTGCACACCACGCGCAACGTGCCGTCCGTGCTGTCGCTGCTCGACCTCTCGAACCCGTCCAAGCGCTCCCCCATCTTCATCTACGCGCTCCACCTCGTCGAGCTCACCGGCCGAGCCTCCAACatgcttgccgccgccgccgcctccgcctcctcgagcAGCCGCTCAGGCTCCTCCGCCCTGCCCCCTATGACGGAGCACATCTTCAACGCTTTCGAGAACTACGAGATGCACACCGGAGGCGTCTCAATCCAGACGCTCACGGCGGTGTCGCCGTACCAGAGCATGCACGACGACGTGTCCGTGCTCGCGGAGGACAAGCACGTGTCGCTCATCGTGGTCCCTTTCCACAAGCAGCAGACGGTGGACGGCGGGTTGGAGCCGATCAACCCGTCCATCCGGGGcttcaacgagagcctcctctccaCCTCCCCGTGCTCCGTCGCCATCCTCGTGGACCGTGGCCTCAGCGCCGCCGCGGCGCGCATGACCGACGAGCACAGCCTCGTGCTCTTCTTCTTCGGTGGGCCCGACGACCGCGAGGGGCTCGCCTACGCGTGGAGGATGGTCGAAAACCCCGGCGTTTCCCTCGCCATCTTACGGTTCCTCCCGCCGGACTACCGGGCGCAGTCCTCCGCCGGCGGCTCGTACTCGTCCAACGCGGACTCGCGCGCGATCAACATCGGCGCCGAGGGCAAGACCGAGCTGGAGATGGACGAGGAGTACCTGGGCGAGTTCCGCGCGCGCAACCAGGGCAACAATGCCATCACGTACGCCGAAAGGACGGTGACCAACAGCGAGGAGACGGTGGCGGCCATCCGGAGCCTGGATAGTAGCATGCACGAGATGTACATCGTGGGCCGGCGCCCCGGCGAGTCCGGGTCGCCGATGACGTCGGCGCTGGAGGACTGGATGGAGTCCCCGGAGCTGGGGCCCATCGGGGACATGCTCGTGTCGTCCGACTTCTCTATGACGGTGTCGGTGCTGGTGGTCCAGCAGTACGTGGTGACCGACGGGACGGCGCCCATGGCCGCCCCCGGCCCGGCGCCCGCCGTTAACGTCGACCCGGTGCGCCAGTACCTGAGCAACGCGAACCAGCGGCCACCCCCGGGGCTCGAGGGGTACCAGTCCATCCCGGCATCGTCGGCGGCTGATAGCAGATGGTCTAGTGGCACCGTAGGATTCTGA